The following are encoded together in the Planctomycetota bacterium genome:
- a CDS encoding ORF6N domain-containing protein encodes MKPSKPIETLILNMRGHKVILDADLAELYGVPTYRFNEAFKRNRQRFPDDFAYQLTAAEFAELKIKLAMSKAQGLANKGDMTNSSQIAMSSPNVTDGPPSSSQIVVSSSQGPNNDPNWSQFVTSSKKHRGTAYRPWAFTEHGALMAANILRSDRAVEMSVFVIRAFVRIREQIAANAAVLKRLAEIAKTLLGHDSALRDVYRKLLPLLQPPPDPPKRRIGFNRDNE; translated from the coding sequence ATGAAGCCCTCCAAGCCAATTGAAACCCTGATTTTGAACATGCGAGGTCACAAGGTGATTTTGGACGCGGACCTGGCAGAGTTATACGGTGTGCCGACTTACCGTTTCAATGAAGCTTTCAAACGCAACCGGCAACGATTTCCAGATGACTTTGCATACCAACTCACCGCTGCCGAGTTCGCCGAGTTGAAGATCAAATTGGCGATGTCAAAGGCGCAAGGACTGGCTAATAAGGGAGATATGACGAACTCATCGCAAATTGCGATGAGTTCACCCAACGTCACTGACGGCCCTCCTAGCTCATCACAAATTGTGGTGAGCTCCTCCCAAGGTCCAAATAATGATCCGAACTGGTCGCAATTTGTGACCAGTTCAAAAAAGCATCGAGGCACCGCCTATCGCCCGTGGGCGTTTACCGAACACGGCGCACTCATGGCTGCGAACATTCTTCGCAGCGACCGGGCGGTGGAAATGAGCGTGTTTGTGATTCGCGCCTTCGTGCGTATCCGCGAACAGATTGCCGCCAATGCCGCCGTTCTCAAGCGGCTCGCCGAGATCGCCAAGACGCTTTTGGGTCATGATTCAGCATTGCGTGATGTTTATCGAAAGTTGTTGCCATTGCTGCAGCCCCCACCTGATCCACCCAAACGCCGCATCGGTTTCAACCGTGACAATGAATGA